Genomic DNA from Sphingomonas lacunae:
GCCGGGTGTTGCTGATCGACGATGTATTCACCACCGGCGCGACTGCCGCTTCATGTGCCAAGGCGCTCATCAGGGCTGGCGCGGCGGCGGTAGAGGTTGCTGCCTTTGCCAGAGTGGTCGATCGCGACCGGGCCGATCCGGATCTGTTGTATGGCCGCATTGACACGGGCTGATACTCACCCATATCGCGCATGAAACGGACAATGTTTCCCGCACCACAGGATGATCAGCGATGGCCAGGATCGAAATCTATACAAAGGCTTTCTGCCCCTATTGCCACCGCGCCAAGGATTTGCTGACCGCCAAGGGTCAGGCGTTCGAGGAATATGACATCAGCATGGGTGGTCCCCAGCGCGCCGAGATGATCGAGCGTGCCAATGGCGGCACCACGGTACCGCAGATATTCATCGACGGGCGGCATATTGGTGGCTGCGACGACATGATGGCGCTTGATCGCGCCGGCAAGCTGGACCCGCTGTTAAACCTGCAATGATATCCTTTGACCTGAAATGTCAGTGCGGCCACGTCTTTGAGGTCTGGTTTCGGTCCAGCACGGACTATGAAGACCAGCAAAGACGCCGGCTGATCGCCTGCCCCCTGTGCAGCGGATCACAGATTGGCAAGGCGGTGATGGCCCCCAATGTTGCTGCCAAGGGCAATAGCCGCAGCGGCTATAGTGCACCGGTTGCGCCGGCTGAATTGTCTGACGGCGGTTCAGGCGCAGTGCCCGCAATGATCAGTGCCCCACCAGTTTTGCCGGCATTGCCACCAGAAGCGGTCGCCATGCTGAACGCCATTGCCAAGTCGCAAGCGGAAATGTTGCCCCAATCGCGCTGGGTTGGGAATCGTTTCGCTGATGAAGCCCGGGCTTTGCATCGTGCAGCGGAAGAGGGAGAGATTGACGCGCCTTCGCCAATCCATGGCCAAGCAACACCCCAGGAAGCGGAAGCACTGGCCGAAGAAGGTATCGCTGTGATGCCCCTGCTCGTCCCGGTGGTCCCCCCCGAGCAGCGCAACTGAGCAAAGCCGTTTGACGCACGGGCGGTTACGGCGTTAGGGACGGCTAGCGGCCGGTCCGCCATGCACCCGTAGCTCAGCAGGATAGAGCATCAGATTCCTAATCTGGGGGCCACAGGTTCGAATCCTGTCGGGTGCACCACTCAAATTTGCGAGGCGTCGCTGTGCGCAAATGCACACCCCAATAGCCGAGATGTCCCTGTTCTCCCGAATAACAGGGCGCACAAGATATCAAAACAGACGAAATAGCGCGATGAACAAGGTTCGGTCCGCGCTGGCGGTGATAGTTGCCTCCTCCAACAAAGCCACCGTTCAGCAAGATCACCAGCGCCCTTGAGAGCTGACGCTTTCATCTGGTTCTATCACTGTCGAGCGTGGCATCGACGCTATCTGCGATCGGCTAGTGACCGATGAGTGTCGCGCATCAGAATGAGTTCTTCGATGCTGGTGCCGTCGGGGCGGCGCAGCAGGGAGAGCAGCTGGCCGGTCTTGGGGACGCGTTTGGCGCTCAGCAGCGTGACGACATTGGTGGCGGTATCTGCCTGGTCGGCGCTCTAGGGTTGCCGGTGCCAGCTTTTGCCATCCTGCTTACCAACAAAATCACCATTTCTTTGCGGTACAAACAATTTAGTCTCTGTAAAATTATGAAATATTTTGAATAAATACAATAAAAGTGACACATATCTTCAATTATATCTGCTACTCGCAGCAGATATATTCTATAATGTCTCATTAATATATTGACAAATGGGGAATTGTATTTAATTTATAATATGCCTTTTGGGGTTAGCATTCGCCCGCATAACTCTTTAGGCCTGGCGGGAGAGTACCCCCTCTTCCGCCAGTTTCGGGCGGTGGCCGTTATCCGATACATTGCGATCCTCTCATTGAACGAGCCCAACGACGAGATTGGGCAGTCTGGAATCATCCCAGTCTTGCTGGGGGCGGCCGATACGGACGATGGTTAGTCCCTCGCTCGGAATGACATAGACGCGCTGACCGCCCGAGCCGTCGATGAAAACTGTGTCGTCACGCTGGAAAGGTTCTGCAGATCGGACGACAGCCGGAACGCCAGGGCCGTAGGTGCGCGTCGGCGCATAGGGGGAACCCCGCCAGATATTGCGGCCAAAGTTGGGATTGGCGATTGATGGTGCCAGCATCGCTTCGACCCATTCAGCAGGTATCAAGCTCTCGCCCCGCCATTTGCCCTGATTGCGGATCAGTTCGCCAATGCGCAACCAATCCCTGGCACTAGCTTGCAAACAGCAGAATCCGCGGGGGCTGCCCCCTTCACGATCCAGCCAAAGCCGGGCATCCTGCGCGCCGATGGGTTGCCACAGGCGCCGCGACAAATAGTCAACATATTGCTGTCCCGTAGACCGTTGGAGTACCCACAAAAGATACTGGGTATTGGCGTTGGCATAATAGAAGGTATCTCTGGTTTCCGGATGCATCGGCCACCGTGCAATGGACCAGTCCAGATTGTTGCCGAAATAGGTCTGCCAGTAGGGACTGGCGGCGCTTTCGCTGACAGGGGGCGTCTGCAATCCGCTCCGCATCTCAAGCAGTTGGCGCAAGGTTATCGACCCGCGGCCATCATCTGGCAAATTCGGGAGATAGCGGGACAGCGGGTCATCAACACTGTTGATTGCCCCATCAGCAATGGCAGCTCCGATGAGCAGGGAGACAATGGCTTTATGCATGGACGCAGTGTCAAATCGGCTGGTCCTTGTGAAGCCTGGCGCGTAATATTCGTGTATGAGCCTGCCTTCTCGGGCGACCAAAAGTGCAAAGCTGTCTGTTTCGGAAGCAAACGCGCGGAGTTCTGGCTCAAGGTTGGCGACTAAAACGCGACGACGCGGAAAGCTGCTTGGGCGTCCCGGCACGTTGACCAATGGTTGATACCAATCAATCGACTCCACCAGTCTGGCGACAGGAAAACTGGCTCGACGCTCTTCGACACGGGCAATTTGTTCGGCCGATGGCCCATCGCCTTCTCCGCCTTCGGCAACAGCGGCATCTGCGAAAAGGATCAACAGACAGCTGAGTGCAAGGTAGGCGGCGCGAATTGGGGGTAACAGGGGGTGCACGAAGAGGGAAACCTTGTTTTTTCAGTGCATTCGACAAACAGCGGGCGAACAGCAGAAACTGTTCGCCCGCTGCCAGACTGCCTCAGAAGTTGAACGACACGGTCGCGCCGAGCGTTCTCCGGTCACCAAGCAAGGTGCCATAGGTGACGCCCGAACCCGCACCGGATCCGGCGAAGGTGGTGAACGCATAAGCAACATATTTTTGGTCAAACGCGTTCTTCGCCCACAGACGCAGCGACCAGGCTTCGCTGCTGATACCAATGCTGGCGTCAACCAGTTCACGCGACGGCGCATAGGCCGTGTTGGTGTTGTCCGTGTACTGACGGCCGGTAACCGACACATCGACGCGGGTCACCAGATCGATGTCGCTACCAAACATGCTGCCAATCGGCTGACGATAGGTCATGCCACCGCTGAGTTGCAGTTCCGGTGCGCGCGGAATCGACCGACCCGAAATGTCGCTCGAATACACACCCGTTGTCGGACAGGTCGCCAAGGAGGTGCACAGCGCGCGCGGAATCGTGTCGTCAACAGTGCCGGCGGCAAAGCGGCTGTTGGCATAGGCCAGACCGGCATTGAAGGTCAGCGAACGGGTCGGGCGGATGATGGCGGTCAGTTCAAAGCCATCGACATTGGCACCGGCGAGATTGCGGATGATCGCCGGCTGGCCCAGGTTGACCGACTGGTTACCCTGCAAATTGTTCCAATCGGTATGGAAAATTGCCGCTTCCAACGTCACCGCGCGATCCAGCAAAGTGCCCTTCACGCCAAGCTCATAGGTCCAGTTCGATTCGGGCAGAAAGACCTGCTGTGCAGCCGTTAGCGGGTTGGTGGCCGTTGGCACGTTAAAGCCGCCGACCTTCGCGCCCTTGGCCGCAGACGCGTAGATCAGCCAATTGTCATTGGGCTGATAATCAACGGTGAAGCGCGGAGTGAATGCGCGAAACTCACGTTCGAACAGCGTACCCGTCCGTGCGCCAGCGGCGGTTACACCCTGTTGGCGCACCCGTTCCCAGCTCTGGCGGGCTTCCGCAGAAACGCGGAGGCCGTCGGTCAGCTCAAGCGAGACAAGGCCGAATACCGCGCGATTGCGTTCATCGCGCTGCGTGGCACCATAGCCGCTGAGCGGGGTGGTGATGTTGGCGAACACGTCTGTCGTCGAATTGGGGGCCAAAAATGCGGTCCCGCCAAAGCTGAAGTCATCCACCGTGCCAGCAAATCCGCCCAACAGAATGCGCAGGCCACTGGTTTCATATTGCGCGCGCAGTTCATGGGTTTTGGATGTGAGGCTGCCGTTGCCGCGGGCATCAAACAGAACCTGCCCCAGGAAGAAGGGAAAAGCCGAACCGTTGAGCGGATCACCCGAAAGCGTGGCGACGTTGGTGGCGTTGGCATCGGTGTAGCCGAACTGATAGGTCAACGACAGGGCATCGGTCACATCGATTGCAACGGTCGCGCCCGCCACGTCGGATTGTCCGTCTTGGCCATAGG
This window encodes:
- a CDS encoding serine hydrolase domain-containing protein; the protein is MILFADAAVAEGGEGDGPSAEQIARVEERRASFPVARLVESIDWYQPLVNVPGRPSSFPRRRVLVANLEPELRAFASETDSFALLVAREGRLIHEYYAPGFTRTSRFDTASMHKAIVSLLIGAAIADGAINSVDDPLSRYLPNLPDDGRGSITLRQLLEMRSGLQTPPVSESAASPYWQTYFGNNLDWSIARWPMHPETRDTFYYANANTQYLLWVLQRSTGQQYVDYLSRRLWQPIGAQDARLWLDREGGSPRGFCCLQASARDWLRIGELIRNQGKWRGESLIPAEWVEAMLAPSIANPNFGRNIWRGSPYAPTRTYGPGVPAVVRSAEPFQRDDTVFIDGSGGQRVYVIPSEGLTIVRIGRPQQDWDDSRLPNLVVGLVQ
- the grxC gene encoding glutaredoxin 3; its protein translation is MARIEIYTKAFCPYCHRAKDLLTAKGQAFEEYDISMGGPQRAEMIERANGGTTVPQIFIDGRHIGGCDDMMALDRAGKLDPLLNLQ
- a CDS encoding DUF1178 family protein, whose protein sequence is MISFDLKCQCGHVFEVWFRSSTDYEDQQRRRLIACPLCSGSQIGKAVMAPNVAAKGNSRSGYSAPVAPAELSDGGSGAVPAMISAPPVLPALPPEAVAMLNAIAKSQAEMLPQSRWVGNRFADEARALHRAAEEGEIDAPSPIHGQATPQEAEALAEEGIAVMPLLVPVVPPEQRN
- a CDS encoding TonB-dependent receptor, whose product is MAISASAFAQTADAGDGDDLIVTARKTDESILEVPLAISAVTAEQLEQTGARSLDEVSRLTPGFTFERTIGTLAQPVIRGQAQTRVTNPVQNVATFFNGVYLQRSYQVDSDLLDIERVEVVKGPQSALFGRNAFAGAVSIVTRRPDMEHVRGRFEATIGNHDRRELRGSLSVPLGGFAAISVAGSLADFDGTWRNANTGAAALTGDSLVTEGRLNGYENRSVLAQIAIEPTDNIRIDGFWSHRDIFIESAATYQLSSTFAISRGNAMNCTPFAAPASPAANGANALFCGALPVNPPIGAGDPRRAGLLVDRRSYGQDGQSDVAGATVAIDVTDALSLTYQFGYTDANATNVATLSGDPLNGSAFPFFLGQVLFDARGNGSLTSKTHELRAQYETSGLRILLGGFAGTVDDFSFGGTAFLAPNSTTDVFANITTPLSGYGATQRDERNRAVFGLVSLELTDGLRVSAEARQSWERVRQQGVTAAGARTGTLFEREFRAFTPRFTVDYQPNDNWLIYASAAKGAKVGGFNVPTATNPLTAAQQVFLPESNWTYELGVKGTLLDRAVTLEAAIFHTDWNNLQGNQSVNLGQPAIIRNLAGANVDGFELTAIIRPTRSLTFNAGLAYANSRFAAGTVDDTIPRALCTSLATCPTTGVYSSDISGRSIPRAPELQLSGGMTYRQPIGSMFGSDIDLVTRVDVSVTGRQYTDNTNTAYAPSRELVDASIGISSEAWSLRLWAKNAFDQKYVAYAFTTFAGSGAGSGVTYGTLLGDRRTLGATVSFNF